A window of the Cygnus atratus isolate AKBS03 ecotype Queensland, Australia chromosome 4, CAtr_DNAZoo_HiC_assembly, whole genome shotgun sequence genome harbors these coding sequences:
- the HELQ gene encoding helicase POLQ-like isoform X1, with the protein MAEPPLAVRRRSRLGSAPKRSRPPAGPSATCSPLDLKRANTGGEGAPAQRPYCNDSEEDMFGDYNSFCEDDSLLAQVLDTEHTRPQDAETDVKAAGEFVLEGLPSGIDQRKQDNSSASEIGVICGGDTEHGFQTPESDPLDNKEDLGDSLLDELPSSQLLYFAEMHQPSTGSERSAGTKKMDVSKCSSLDKIWRASSPCPDSEHKNRSTEFSRDLKSDSCKNTSLKDHLKNALTENAKAQTLKVSKTKQLKEAILSEEICVARKAIGSSSVDIGPFYGLPSKVKDLFWQLRGIETLYEWQHDCLTLECLQQRKNLIYSLPTSGGKTLVAEILILQELLCMQKDVLMILPYVAIVQEKVWGLSNFGIELGFLVEEYAGSKGRFPPIKRRCKKSLYIATIEKGHMLVNSLIETDRIGDLGLVVVDELHMLGEGSRGATLEMTLAKILYTSKSTHIVGMSATLNNVGDLQKFLQAEYYTKNFRPVELKEYIKIRDTIYEVDSKAENGFTFSRLLNFKYSSSLKKADPDHIIALVTEVIPKYSCLIFCPTKKNCENVASMVCKYLNKEFRSHREKEKQDLIKDLKNIGNGSICPVLKQTIPFGVAYHHSGLTNDERKSIEEAYSRGVLCLLACTATLAAGVNLPARRVILRAPYVANDFLKKNQYKQMIGRAGRAGIDNAGESILIVQEKDKHLVQDLVTSPLENCYSNLLPEFTKGMQNLLLSLVGLRIAVTQEEVYNFLCHTLLGVQQQLLSKEKSLSELVKDGLESLIEKGLLTVKIMEKDQNSKITLAITRLGKAAYKGSIDLSYCNLLYKELKKGLEGLVLESSLHLLYLATPYDMVSNCSPNWMIYLRQFNQLSAAEQTVADMVGVPESFIAKKASGQAIRKNVDSASVNRLYLTFILYTLLKETNIWSVSEKFNLSRGYVQNLLTSAASFASCVLHFCEQELEEFWVYKALLTELTKHLTYCVKTELIPLMEVAGVLEARANQLYNAGYKTLAHLANANPETLVKTIEHLSRRQAKQIVSSAKMLLTEKAEALQEEVELLLKVPTDIPGTS; encoded by the exons ATGGCCGAGCCCCCGCTCGCCGTGCGGAGGAGGAGCCGCCTAGGCTCCGCTCCCAAACGGAGCCGGCCCCCGGCGGGGCCCAGCGCCACCTGCTCGCCGCTGGATCTCAAGAGAGCGAACACCGGGGGTGAGGGGGCCCCAGCGCAGAGGCCG TATTGCAATGATAGTGAAGAGGATATGTTTGGAGACTACAACAGCTTTTGTGAAGATGATTCTCTGCTGGCTCAAGTTCTTGACACGGAGCACACACGTCCACAGGATGCAGAGACAGACGTGAAAGCAGCTGGAGAGTTCGTACTTGAGGGTCTTCCATCAGGAATTGACCAAAGAAAGCAAGATAATTCTTCCGCTTCAGAAATAGGTGTCATATGTGGAGGGGATACGGAGCATGGCTTCCAAACGCCTGAAAGTGACCCATTGGATAACAAAGAGGACCTGGGTGATTCTCTTTTAGATGAATTGCCTTCATCGCaacttttgtattttgcagaaatgcatCAGCCTTCTACTGGTTCTGAGAGATCTGCAGGCACAAAAAAGATGGACGTGAGCAAGTGTTCCTCCTTAGACAAAATCTGGAGGGCATCATCTCCTTGTCCTGATTCTGAACACAAGAACAGAAGTACAGAGTTTTCTCGTGATTTGAAGTCCGATTCATGTAAAAATACGAgccttaaggatcatctaaaAAATGCTTTGACTGAAAATGCTAAAGCTCAGACTCTGAAGGTCTCAAAAACCAAGCAGCTTAAAGAAGCTATTTTATCTGAAGAGATTTGTGTAGCTAGGAAAGCTATTGGATCATCTTCTGTCGATATAGGCCCTTTTTATGGATTACCCAGTAAAGTTAAAGATCTCTTCTGGCAGCTTCGGGGGATTGAAACACTTTATG aatgGCAGCATGATTGCTTAACATTAGAATGTCTACAGCAGAGGAAGAATTTGATATACTCGTTGCCAACCAGTGGTGGAAAAACACTTGTTGCTGAAATTTTAATTCTCCAAGAATTACTCTGCATGCAGAAGGATGTTCTGATGATCCTGCCATATGTTGCCATTGTCCAAGAAAAG gtTTGGGGCTTATCAAACTTCGGGATAGAATTAGGTTTCCTGGTTGAAGAATACGCAGGAAGTAAAGGACGATTTCCACCCATCAAGAGAAGATGTAAAAAGTCCCTCTATATTGCTACAATAGAAAAAGGGCATATGCTAGTGAATTCCTTGATTGAAACAGATCGAATTGGTGACCTTGGTCTTGTTGTGGTGGATGAG TTGCATATGCTTGGTGAGGGAAGTCGTGGAGCAACTCTGGAAATGACTCTTGCAAAAATACTCTACACAAGTA aaagcaCACACATTGTTGGAATGAGTGCGACTTTAAATAATGTTGGAGACCTCCAAAAGTTCCTGCAAGCGGAGTACTACACTAAAAATTTTAGACCG GTAGAATTAAAGGAATACATAAAGATCAGAGACACAATTTATGAAGtagacagcaaagcagaaaatggcttTACTTTTTCACGTCTCCTGAATTTCAAG TATTCTAGTAGTCTGAAGAAAGCAGATCCTGACCACATCATTGCACTGGTCACTGAAGTTATTCCAAAATATTCCTGCCTAATCTTTTGTCCGACTAAAAAGAACTGTGAAAATGTGGCTTCAATGGTGTGCAAGTACCTGAACAA AGAATTTAGATCTcacagggagaaggagaaacaaGACCTCATTAAGGACCTAAAGAACATTGGGAATGGAAGTATCTGTCCTGTTTTGAAGCAAACAATACCTTTTGGTGTTGCCTATCACCATAGTGGACTTACAAATGATGAAAGAAAGAGTATAGAGGAAGCATATTCTAGAGGTGTCCTGTGTCTTCTTGCTTGCACAGCTACATTAGCTGCTGGAGTCAACTTGCCAGCTAGAAG gGTTATTTTGAGAGCCCCTTATGTTGCTAATGATTTCCTGAAGAAGAACCAATACAAACAAATGATTGGCAGGGCTGGTCGAGCTGGTATTGACAACGCTGGTGAAAGTATTCTCATAGTGCAGGAAAAAGACAAGCATTTG GTTCAAGATTTAGTTACCAGTCCTTTGGAGAACTGTTACAGCAATCTTCTACCGGAGTTCACCAAGGGAATGCAGAACCTGTTGTTATCTTTGGTTGGATTGAGG ATTGCAGTTACCCAAGAGGAAGTGTACAATTTTTTGTGCCATACATTGCTGGgtgttcagcagcagctgctgtctaAGGAGAAGAGCCTCTCAGAGCTGGTTAAAGATGGGCTAGAAAGTCTAATAGAAAAAGGACTcctaacagtaaaaataatggaGAAGGACCAAAATTCCAAAATTACATTAGCAATCACACGGTTGGGTAAAGCTGCATATAAAG GGTCTATAGACTTGTCGTACTGCAATCTTCTTTACAAAGAATTGAAGAAAGGTTTGGAAGGGCTGGTTCTTGAGAGCAGTCTTCATCTTCTCTATCTGGCAACTCCATATGATATGGTTTCTAACTGTAGTCCAAATTGGATGATATACTTGAGACAG TTCAATCAGCTAAGTGCAGCAGAGCAAACAGTAGCAGATATGGTGGGAGTACCTGAAAGCTTTATCGCAAAAAAGGCTTCTGGTCAAGCCATCAGAAAG AATGTGGACAGTGCTTCTGTAAACAGGCTCTACCTGACATTTATCCTATATACCCTACTGAAAGAGACCAACATATGGAGCGTTTCAGAAAAATTTAATCTGTCCCGAGGGTATGTTCAGAATCTCCTTACCTCTGCTGCCTCGTTTGCTTCTTGTGTTCTACATTTCTGTGAG CAGGAACTGGAGGAATTTTGGGTTTACAAAGCCCTGCTGACAGAACTTACCAAGCACTTGACGTACTGCGTTAAGACAGAACTCATTCCGCTGATGGAGGTAGCAGGGGTTCTAGAG GCACGAGCTAATCAGCTTTATAATGCAGGGTACAAAACCTTAGCACACTTAGCAAATGCAAATCCAGAAACCCTGGTGAAGACGATTGAGCATTTGTCACGACGTCAAGCCAAGCAAATTGTTTCATCTGCAAAG ATGCTGCTGACTGAGAAAGCTGAGGCTTTACAAGAAGAAGTAGAACTCCTCTTAAAGGTGCCTACAGATATCCCAGGGACTTCCTGA
- the HELQ gene encoding helicase POLQ-like isoform X3: MAEPPLAVRRRSRLGSAPKRSRPPAGPSATCSPLDLKRANTGGEGAPAQRPYCNDSEEDMFGDYNSFCEDDSLLAQVLDTEHTRPQDAETDVKAAGEFVLEGLPSGIDQRKQDNSSASEIGVICGGDTEHGFQTPESDPLDNKEDLGDSLLDELPSSQLLYFAEMHQPSTGSERSAGTKKMDVSKCSSLDKIWRASSPCPDSEHKNRSTEFSRDLKSDSCKNTSLKDHLKNALTENAKAQTLKVSKTKQLKEAILSEEICVARKAIGSSSVDIGPFYGLPSKVKDLFWQLRGIETLYEWQHDCLTLECLQQRKNLIYSLPTSGGKTLVAEILILQELLCMQKDVLMILPYVAIVQEKVWGLSNFGIELGFLVEEYAGSKGRFPPIKRRCKKSLYIATIEKGHMLVNSLIETDRIGDLGLVVVDELHMLGEGSRGATLEMTLAKILYTSKSTHIVGMSATLNNVGDLQKFLQAEYYTKNFRPVELKEYIKIRDTIYEVDSKAENGFTFSRLLNFKYSSSLKKADPDHIIALVTEVIPKYSCLIFCPTKKNCENVASMVCKYLNKEFRSHREKEKQDLIKDLKNIGNGSICPVLKQTIPFGVAYHHSGLTNDERKSIEEAYSRGVLCLLACTATLAAGVNLPARRVILRAPYVANDFLKKNQYKQMIGRAGRAGIDNAGESILIVQEKDKHLVQDLVTSPLENCYSNLLPEFTKIAVTQEEVYNFLCHTLLGVQQQLLSKEKSLSELVKDGLESLIEKGLLTVKIMEKDQNSKITLAITRLGKAAYKGSIDLSYCNLLYKELKKGLEGLVLESSLHLLYLATPYDMVSNCSPNWMIYLRQFNQLSAAEQTVADMVGVPESFIAKKASGQAIRKNVDSASVNRLYLTFILYTLLKETNIWSVSEKFNLSRGYVQNLLTSAASFASCVLHFCEQELEEFWVYKALLTELTKHLTYCVKTELIPLMEVAGVLEARANQLYNAGYKTLAHLANANPETLVKTIEHLSRRQAKQIVSSAKMLLTEKAEALQEEVELLLKVPTDIPGTS; this comes from the exons ATGGCCGAGCCCCCGCTCGCCGTGCGGAGGAGGAGCCGCCTAGGCTCCGCTCCCAAACGGAGCCGGCCCCCGGCGGGGCCCAGCGCCACCTGCTCGCCGCTGGATCTCAAGAGAGCGAACACCGGGGGTGAGGGGGCCCCAGCGCAGAGGCCG TATTGCAATGATAGTGAAGAGGATATGTTTGGAGACTACAACAGCTTTTGTGAAGATGATTCTCTGCTGGCTCAAGTTCTTGACACGGAGCACACACGTCCACAGGATGCAGAGACAGACGTGAAAGCAGCTGGAGAGTTCGTACTTGAGGGTCTTCCATCAGGAATTGACCAAAGAAAGCAAGATAATTCTTCCGCTTCAGAAATAGGTGTCATATGTGGAGGGGATACGGAGCATGGCTTCCAAACGCCTGAAAGTGACCCATTGGATAACAAAGAGGACCTGGGTGATTCTCTTTTAGATGAATTGCCTTCATCGCaacttttgtattttgcagaaatgcatCAGCCTTCTACTGGTTCTGAGAGATCTGCAGGCACAAAAAAGATGGACGTGAGCAAGTGTTCCTCCTTAGACAAAATCTGGAGGGCATCATCTCCTTGTCCTGATTCTGAACACAAGAACAGAAGTACAGAGTTTTCTCGTGATTTGAAGTCCGATTCATGTAAAAATACGAgccttaaggatcatctaaaAAATGCTTTGACTGAAAATGCTAAAGCTCAGACTCTGAAGGTCTCAAAAACCAAGCAGCTTAAAGAAGCTATTTTATCTGAAGAGATTTGTGTAGCTAGGAAAGCTATTGGATCATCTTCTGTCGATATAGGCCCTTTTTATGGATTACCCAGTAAAGTTAAAGATCTCTTCTGGCAGCTTCGGGGGATTGAAACACTTTATG aatgGCAGCATGATTGCTTAACATTAGAATGTCTACAGCAGAGGAAGAATTTGATATACTCGTTGCCAACCAGTGGTGGAAAAACACTTGTTGCTGAAATTTTAATTCTCCAAGAATTACTCTGCATGCAGAAGGATGTTCTGATGATCCTGCCATATGTTGCCATTGTCCAAGAAAAG gtTTGGGGCTTATCAAACTTCGGGATAGAATTAGGTTTCCTGGTTGAAGAATACGCAGGAAGTAAAGGACGATTTCCACCCATCAAGAGAAGATGTAAAAAGTCCCTCTATATTGCTACAATAGAAAAAGGGCATATGCTAGTGAATTCCTTGATTGAAACAGATCGAATTGGTGACCTTGGTCTTGTTGTGGTGGATGAG TTGCATATGCTTGGTGAGGGAAGTCGTGGAGCAACTCTGGAAATGACTCTTGCAAAAATACTCTACACAAGTA aaagcaCACACATTGTTGGAATGAGTGCGACTTTAAATAATGTTGGAGACCTCCAAAAGTTCCTGCAAGCGGAGTACTACACTAAAAATTTTAGACCG GTAGAATTAAAGGAATACATAAAGATCAGAGACACAATTTATGAAGtagacagcaaagcagaaaatggcttTACTTTTTCACGTCTCCTGAATTTCAAG TATTCTAGTAGTCTGAAGAAAGCAGATCCTGACCACATCATTGCACTGGTCACTGAAGTTATTCCAAAATATTCCTGCCTAATCTTTTGTCCGACTAAAAAGAACTGTGAAAATGTGGCTTCAATGGTGTGCAAGTACCTGAACAA AGAATTTAGATCTcacagggagaaggagaaacaaGACCTCATTAAGGACCTAAAGAACATTGGGAATGGAAGTATCTGTCCTGTTTTGAAGCAAACAATACCTTTTGGTGTTGCCTATCACCATAGTGGACTTACAAATGATGAAAGAAAGAGTATAGAGGAAGCATATTCTAGAGGTGTCCTGTGTCTTCTTGCTTGCACAGCTACATTAGCTGCTGGAGTCAACTTGCCAGCTAGAAG gGTTATTTTGAGAGCCCCTTATGTTGCTAATGATTTCCTGAAGAAGAACCAATACAAACAAATGATTGGCAGGGCTGGTCGAGCTGGTATTGACAACGCTGGTGAAAGTATTCTCATAGTGCAGGAAAAAGACAAGCATTTG GTTCAAGATTTAGTTACCAGTCCTTTGGAGAACTGTTACAGCAATCTTCTACCGGAGTTCACCA AGATTGCAGTTACCCAAGAGGAAGTGTACAATTTTTTGTGCCATACATTGCTGGgtgttcagcagcagctgctgtctaAGGAGAAGAGCCTCTCAGAGCTGGTTAAAGATGGGCTAGAAAGTCTAATAGAAAAAGGACTcctaacagtaaaaataatggaGAAGGACCAAAATTCCAAAATTACATTAGCAATCACACGGTTGGGTAAAGCTGCATATAAAG GGTCTATAGACTTGTCGTACTGCAATCTTCTTTACAAAGAATTGAAGAAAGGTTTGGAAGGGCTGGTTCTTGAGAGCAGTCTTCATCTTCTCTATCTGGCAACTCCATATGATATGGTTTCTAACTGTAGTCCAAATTGGATGATATACTTGAGACAG TTCAATCAGCTAAGTGCAGCAGAGCAAACAGTAGCAGATATGGTGGGAGTACCTGAAAGCTTTATCGCAAAAAAGGCTTCTGGTCAAGCCATCAGAAAG AATGTGGACAGTGCTTCTGTAAACAGGCTCTACCTGACATTTATCCTATATACCCTACTGAAAGAGACCAACATATGGAGCGTTTCAGAAAAATTTAATCTGTCCCGAGGGTATGTTCAGAATCTCCTTACCTCTGCTGCCTCGTTTGCTTCTTGTGTTCTACATTTCTGTGAG CAGGAACTGGAGGAATTTTGGGTTTACAAAGCCCTGCTGACAGAACTTACCAAGCACTTGACGTACTGCGTTAAGACAGAACTCATTCCGCTGATGGAGGTAGCAGGGGTTCTAGAG GCACGAGCTAATCAGCTTTATAATGCAGGGTACAAAACCTTAGCACACTTAGCAAATGCAAATCCAGAAACCCTGGTGAAGACGATTGAGCATTTGTCACGACGTCAAGCCAAGCAAATTGTTTCATCTGCAAAG ATGCTGCTGACTGAGAAAGCTGAGGCTTTACAAGAAGAAGTAGAACTCCTCTTAAAGGTGCCTACAGATATCCCAGGGACTTCCTGA
- the HELQ gene encoding helicase POLQ-like isoform X2, whose amino-acid sequence MAEPPLAVRRRSRLGSAPKRSRPPAGPSATCSPLDLKRANTGGEGAPAQRPYCNDSEEDMFGDYNSFCEDDSLLAQVLDTEHTRPQDAETDVKAAGEFVLEGLPSGIDQRKQDNSSASEIGVICGGDTEHGFQTPESDPLDNKEDLGDSLLDELPSSQLLYFAEMHQPSTGSERSAGTKKMDVSKCSSLDKIWRASSPCPDSEHKNRSTEFSRDLKSDSCKNTSLKDHLKNALTENAKAQTLKVSKTKQLKEAILSEEICVARKAIGSSSVDIGPFYGLPSKVKDLFWQLRGIETLYEWQHDCLTLECLQQRKNLIYSLPTSGGKTLVAEILILQELLCMQKDVLMILPYVAIVQEKVWGLSNFGIELGFLVEEYAGSKGRFPPIKRRCKKSLYIATIEKGHMLVNSLIETDRIGDLGLVVVDELHMLGEGSRGATLEMTLAKILYTSKSTHIVGMSATLNNVGDLQKFLQAEYYTKNFRPVELKEYIKIRDTIYEVDSKAENGFTFSRLLNFKYSSSLKKADPDHIIALVTEVIPKYSCLIFCPTKKNCENVASMVCKYLNKEFRSHREKEKQDLIKDLKNIGNGSICPVLKQTIPFGVAYHHSGLTNDERKSIEEAYSRGVLCLLACTATLAAGVNLPARRVILRAPYVANDFLKKNQYKQMIGRAGRAGIDNAGESILIVQEKDKHLVQDLVTSPLENCYSNLLPEFTKGMQNLLLSLVGLRIAVTQEEVYNFLCHTLLGVQQQLLSKEKSLSELVKDGLESLIEKGLLTVKIMEKDQNSKITLAITRLGKAAYKGSIDLSYCNLLYKELKKGLEGLVLESSLHLLYLATPYDMVSNCSPNWMIYLRQFNQLSAAEQTVADMVGVPESFIAKKASGQAIRKNVDSASVNRLYLTFILYTLLKETNIWSVSEKFNLSRGYVQNLLTSAASFASCVLHFCEELEEFWVYKALLTELTKHLTYCVKTELIPLMEVAGVLEARANQLYNAGYKTLAHLANANPETLVKTIEHLSRRQAKQIVSSAKMLLTEKAEALQEEVELLLKVPTDIPGTS is encoded by the exons ATGGCCGAGCCCCCGCTCGCCGTGCGGAGGAGGAGCCGCCTAGGCTCCGCTCCCAAACGGAGCCGGCCCCCGGCGGGGCCCAGCGCCACCTGCTCGCCGCTGGATCTCAAGAGAGCGAACACCGGGGGTGAGGGGGCCCCAGCGCAGAGGCCG TATTGCAATGATAGTGAAGAGGATATGTTTGGAGACTACAACAGCTTTTGTGAAGATGATTCTCTGCTGGCTCAAGTTCTTGACACGGAGCACACACGTCCACAGGATGCAGAGACAGACGTGAAAGCAGCTGGAGAGTTCGTACTTGAGGGTCTTCCATCAGGAATTGACCAAAGAAAGCAAGATAATTCTTCCGCTTCAGAAATAGGTGTCATATGTGGAGGGGATACGGAGCATGGCTTCCAAACGCCTGAAAGTGACCCATTGGATAACAAAGAGGACCTGGGTGATTCTCTTTTAGATGAATTGCCTTCATCGCaacttttgtattttgcagaaatgcatCAGCCTTCTACTGGTTCTGAGAGATCTGCAGGCACAAAAAAGATGGACGTGAGCAAGTGTTCCTCCTTAGACAAAATCTGGAGGGCATCATCTCCTTGTCCTGATTCTGAACACAAGAACAGAAGTACAGAGTTTTCTCGTGATTTGAAGTCCGATTCATGTAAAAATACGAgccttaaggatcatctaaaAAATGCTTTGACTGAAAATGCTAAAGCTCAGACTCTGAAGGTCTCAAAAACCAAGCAGCTTAAAGAAGCTATTTTATCTGAAGAGATTTGTGTAGCTAGGAAAGCTATTGGATCATCTTCTGTCGATATAGGCCCTTTTTATGGATTACCCAGTAAAGTTAAAGATCTCTTCTGGCAGCTTCGGGGGATTGAAACACTTTATG aatgGCAGCATGATTGCTTAACATTAGAATGTCTACAGCAGAGGAAGAATTTGATATACTCGTTGCCAACCAGTGGTGGAAAAACACTTGTTGCTGAAATTTTAATTCTCCAAGAATTACTCTGCATGCAGAAGGATGTTCTGATGATCCTGCCATATGTTGCCATTGTCCAAGAAAAG gtTTGGGGCTTATCAAACTTCGGGATAGAATTAGGTTTCCTGGTTGAAGAATACGCAGGAAGTAAAGGACGATTTCCACCCATCAAGAGAAGATGTAAAAAGTCCCTCTATATTGCTACAATAGAAAAAGGGCATATGCTAGTGAATTCCTTGATTGAAACAGATCGAATTGGTGACCTTGGTCTTGTTGTGGTGGATGAG TTGCATATGCTTGGTGAGGGAAGTCGTGGAGCAACTCTGGAAATGACTCTTGCAAAAATACTCTACACAAGTA aaagcaCACACATTGTTGGAATGAGTGCGACTTTAAATAATGTTGGAGACCTCCAAAAGTTCCTGCAAGCGGAGTACTACACTAAAAATTTTAGACCG GTAGAATTAAAGGAATACATAAAGATCAGAGACACAATTTATGAAGtagacagcaaagcagaaaatggcttTACTTTTTCACGTCTCCTGAATTTCAAG TATTCTAGTAGTCTGAAGAAAGCAGATCCTGACCACATCATTGCACTGGTCACTGAAGTTATTCCAAAATATTCCTGCCTAATCTTTTGTCCGACTAAAAAGAACTGTGAAAATGTGGCTTCAATGGTGTGCAAGTACCTGAACAA AGAATTTAGATCTcacagggagaaggagaaacaaGACCTCATTAAGGACCTAAAGAACATTGGGAATGGAAGTATCTGTCCTGTTTTGAAGCAAACAATACCTTTTGGTGTTGCCTATCACCATAGTGGACTTACAAATGATGAAAGAAAGAGTATAGAGGAAGCATATTCTAGAGGTGTCCTGTGTCTTCTTGCTTGCACAGCTACATTAGCTGCTGGAGTCAACTTGCCAGCTAGAAG gGTTATTTTGAGAGCCCCTTATGTTGCTAATGATTTCCTGAAGAAGAACCAATACAAACAAATGATTGGCAGGGCTGGTCGAGCTGGTATTGACAACGCTGGTGAAAGTATTCTCATAGTGCAGGAAAAAGACAAGCATTTG GTTCAAGATTTAGTTACCAGTCCTTTGGAGAACTGTTACAGCAATCTTCTACCGGAGTTCACCAAGGGAATGCAGAACCTGTTGTTATCTTTGGTTGGATTGAGG ATTGCAGTTACCCAAGAGGAAGTGTACAATTTTTTGTGCCATACATTGCTGGgtgttcagcagcagctgctgtctaAGGAGAAGAGCCTCTCAGAGCTGGTTAAAGATGGGCTAGAAAGTCTAATAGAAAAAGGACTcctaacagtaaaaataatggaGAAGGACCAAAATTCCAAAATTACATTAGCAATCACACGGTTGGGTAAAGCTGCATATAAAG GGTCTATAGACTTGTCGTACTGCAATCTTCTTTACAAAGAATTGAAGAAAGGTTTGGAAGGGCTGGTTCTTGAGAGCAGTCTTCATCTTCTCTATCTGGCAACTCCATATGATATGGTTTCTAACTGTAGTCCAAATTGGATGATATACTTGAGACAG TTCAATCAGCTAAGTGCAGCAGAGCAAACAGTAGCAGATATGGTGGGAGTACCTGAAAGCTTTATCGCAAAAAAGGCTTCTGGTCAAGCCATCAGAAAG AATGTGGACAGTGCTTCTGTAAACAGGCTCTACCTGACATTTATCCTATATACCCTACTGAAAGAGACCAACATATGGAGCGTTTCAGAAAAATTTAATCTGTCCCGAGGGTATGTTCAGAATCTCCTTACCTCTGCTGCCTCGTTTGCTTCTTGTGTTCTACATTTCTGTGAG GAACTGGAGGAATTTTGGGTTTACAAAGCCCTGCTGACAGAACTTACCAAGCACTTGACGTACTGCGTTAAGACAGAACTCATTCCGCTGATGGAGGTAGCAGGGGTTCTAGAG GCACGAGCTAATCAGCTTTATAATGCAGGGTACAAAACCTTAGCACACTTAGCAAATGCAAATCCAGAAACCCTGGTGAAGACGATTGAGCATTTGTCACGACGTCAAGCCAAGCAAATTGTTTCATCTGCAAAG ATGCTGCTGACTGAGAAAGCTGAGGCTTTACAAGAAGAAGTAGAACTCCTCTTAAAGGTGCCTACAGATATCCCAGGGACTTCCTGA